One window of the Amia ocellicauda isolate fAmiCal2 chromosome 18, fAmiCal2.hap1, whole genome shotgun sequence genome contains the following:
- the tmem240b gene encoding transmembrane protein 240, giving the protein MPMGCNTMIFMVLGASIVMAIACLLDMNALLDRFHNYILPHLRGEDRVCHCNCGRHHVHYVIPYDGDQSLVDSSENYFVSDSVTKQELDLMLGLLLGFCFSWLLVWLDGALHCAVRAWRASRRYDSTSWSWLPRFCRWRELRGRGAVRQYDDSSGNMVHIKQKLYHNGHPSPRHL; this is encoded by the exons ATGCCTATGGGCTGCAACACCATGATCTTTATGGTCCTCGGGGCTTCCATTGTTATG GCGATAGCGTGCTTACTGGACATGAATGCGCTACTGGACCGCTTTCACAATTACATCTTACCGCATCTGCGAGGGGAGGATCGCGTCTGTCACTGCAACTGTGGAAG GCACCATGTCCACTATGTGATCCCCTATGACGGAGATCAGTCTCTGGTCGACTCCTCTGAGAACTACTTTGTGAGCGACAGTGTGACGAAGCAGGAGTTGGACCTGATGCTGGGGCTGCTGCTTGGCTTCTGCTTCAGCTGGCTGCTGGTGTGGCTGGACGGGGCGCTGCACTGCGCTGTGAGGGCCTGGAGGGCCAGCCGCCGCTATG actccACCTCCTGGTCATGGCTGCCCAGGTTCTGCAGGTGGCGCGAGCTGCGGGGCAGGGGGGCGGTGCGCCAGTACGATGACTCCAGTGGGAACATGGTGCACATCAAACAGAAGCTGTACCACAATGGCCACCCCAGCCCCCGCCACCTCTGA